The following proteins come from a genomic window of Polaribacter dokdonensis:
- a CDS encoding endonuclease, which yields MKNTLSFLMLLFMVAFTAQAQKKGKQYNIRTIAFYNLENLFDTINDTTINDEASPMMELKSNRSKVYWDKIDKLGSVIKQIGEDKANTSPALIGVSEVENLSVLEDLVKSKNLAKKGYGIIHYDSPDKRGIDVALLYQKRYFKPVHHEAFNPNIYRNGYKVYTRDQLLVSGYLDDELIHVIVNHWPSRSGGEAKSRPLREKAAYQNTKIIAQIREKEPNAKIITMGDFNDDPTNSSFKEVLKTKSDKSEVGDLDFYNPYEDLHRRGFNTLGYRDNINLFDMILISSPLLDKGKKDFSDYKMFKAMIFNKRFLTNRKGQFKGYPFRSFSYGGYTGGYSDHYPVYMYLIKEKQ from the coding sequence ATGAAAAATACACTATCTTTTTTAATGCTACTTTTTATGGTAGCTTTTACTGCACAAGCTCAAAAAAAAGGTAAACAATACAATATTAGAACTATTGCTTTCTACAACTTAGAAAACCTATTCGATACTATTAACGATACTACTATTAATGATGAAGCTAGCCCAATGATGGAGCTAAAATCGAATAGATCAAAAGTGTATTGGGATAAAATTGATAAGCTAGGTAGCGTTATTAAGCAGATTGGTGAGGATAAAGCAAATACATCTCCTGCATTAATAGGTGTATCTGAAGTTGAAAATTTGAGCGTTTTAGAAGATTTAGTAAAATCTAAAAACCTAGCCAAGAAAGGGTATGGAATCATACATTATGATTCTCCAGACAAACGTGGAATTGATGTTGCTTTACTCTATCAAAAAAGATATTTTAAACCTGTACATCATGAGGCCTTTAACCCTAACATTTATAGAAATGGATACAAAGTATATACTAGAGATCAATTATTAGTTTCTGGATATTTAGATGATGAATTGATTCATGTTATTGTAAATCATTGGCCTTCTAGAAGTGGTGGAGAAGCAAAAAGCAGACCTTTACGTGAAAAAGCCGCTTATCAAAACACAAAAATTATTGCTCAGATAAGAGAGAAAGAGCCAAATGCTAAAATTATAACTATGGGCGATTTTAATGACGACCCAACAAACTCAAGCTTTAAAGAAGTTTTAAAGACGAAAAGTGATAAAAGTGAGGTTGGTGATTTAGATTTTTACAACCCATATGAAGATTTACATAGAAGAGGTTTTAATACATTAGGGTATAGAGACAATATAAATTTATTTGATATGATTTTAATCTCATCACCTTTATTAGATAAGGGCAAAAAAGATTTTTCTGATTATAAAATGTTTAAAGCCATGATTTTTAATAAGCGTTTTTTAACCAACAGAAAAGGACAGTTTAAGGGCTACCCATTTAGAAGTTTTTCTTACGGAGGTTATACAGGTGGGTATTCAGATCATTATCCTGTTTACATGTATTTGATTAAAGAGAAACAATAA
- the mutY gene encoding A/G-specific adenine glycosylase, with protein sequence MKFSNTLIYWYLQNKRDLPWRKTKNPYFIWLSEIMLQQTRVAQGLDYYLKFTSNFPTVFDLAKADESTVLKMWQGLGYYSRARNLHFSAKQIAFENGGQFPTTYKDIIKLKGVGDYTASAIASIAFNEPTAVVDGNVYRVLSRYFGIDTPINSSKGIKEFKELAQSLIDKTQPGTFNQGIMDFGAIQCKPKKPLCMFCPFSESCVALQKNLIDVLPVKEKKIKVKKRYFNYLVIKTKENKTILSERKGKGIWQGLYQFPLIESNKILNKEELIASEDFNTLFQNDVSISLFNKKDIVHKLSHQHLYTQFWVIETDEQKAADILWNEIENFPVPVLIANFLEAYKPKK encoded by the coding sequence ATGAAATTTTCTAACACTTTAATTTACTGGTACTTACAAAACAAAAGAGATTTACCTTGGCGTAAAACTAAAAATCCATATTTTATTTGGTTATCAGAAATTATGTTACAGCAGACAAGAGTTGCTCAAGGTTTAGACTATTACTTGAAATTTACAAGCAATTTTCCTACCGTTTTTGATCTTGCAAAAGCAGATGAAAGTACCGTTTTAAAAATGTGGCAAGGTTTAGGTTATTACTCCAGAGCCAGAAATTTACATTTTTCTGCAAAACAAATAGCTTTTGAAAATGGAGGGCAATTTCCTACTACATATAAAGATATTATAAAACTAAAAGGAGTTGGTGATTATACAGCATCTGCAATAGCATCTATAGCATTTAATGAACCTACAGCTGTTGTAGATGGAAATGTTTATAGAGTACTTTCTAGATATTTTGGAATTGACACCCCAATTAATTCATCTAAGGGAATCAAAGAATTTAAAGAATTAGCACAAAGTTTAATAGATAAAACGCAACCTGGTACATTTAACCAAGGTATTATGGATTTTGGTGCCATACAATGTAAACCAAAAAAACCTCTTTGCATGTTCTGCCCATTTTCTGAAAGTTGTGTGGCTCTGCAGAAGAATTTAATCGATGTTTTACCTGTAAAAGAAAAAAAGATAAAAGTTAAAAAACGCTACTTTAATTATCTTGTAATAAAAACAAAGGAAAATAAAACGATTTTATCAGAAAGAAAAGGGAAAGGTATTTGGCAGGGTTTGTATCAATTTCCATTAATTGAAAGTAATAAGATTCTTAATAAAGAAGAATTAATAGCATCAGAAGATTTCAATACACTTTTCCAAAATGATGTATCAATCTCCTTATTTAATAAAAAGGATATTGTTCATAAACTATCTCATCAGCATTTGTATACTCAGTTTTGGGTAATTGAAACAGACGAACAAAAAGCTGCAGATATATTATGGAATGAAATCGAAAATTTTCCTGTACCAGTTTTAATTGCTAATTTTCTTGAAGCGTATAAACCCAAAAAATAA
- a CDS encoding HU family DNA-binding protein encodes MTKADIVSKISDKSGIEKTDVLATVEAFMTEVKDALENGDNVYLRGFGSFIIKTRAEKTGRNISKNTTIKIPAHNIPAFKPAKTFTEGVKNKVAVK; translated from the coding sequence ATGACGAAAGCAGATATCGTATCAAAAATTTCAGATAAATCAGGAATCGAAAAAACAGATGTTTTAGCAACAGTTGAAGCATTCATGACTGAAGTTAAGGATGCATTAGAAAATGGTGATAATGTTTATTTAAGAGGTTTTGGTAGTTTTATTATCAAAACAAGAGCAGAAAAAACTGGTAGAAATATTTCAAAGAATACTACTATTAAGATTCCAGCTCATAATATTCCAGCTTTTAAACCAGCTAAAACTTTTACAGAAGGTGTAAAAAATAAAGTAGCTGTTAAATAA
- a CDS encoding Rne/Rng family ribonuclease encodes MKTELIIRSNSSDIDFALLRDGKLIELNNETTDNKFSVGDIFLAKIGKVLTGLNASFVNVGYPKDGFLHYHDLGAQVNSLNSFIKKVSTGRYKEFTLKNFRKEEDINKDGSIKDVLKTGQNLLVQIVKEPISTKGPRLSSELSIAGRFLVLVPFSNRVSVSQKIEDPKEKERLKRLAKSIKPKGFGVILRTVAEGKKVAELDKDLQNSLDRWKTMCKRIPNTNTPTKILSELNRASSILRDVMNESFTNIVTNDETLKVEIKEYLQEIYPEKEKIVKLHKSTVPIFEKYGIERQIKTSFGKTVSMSKGAYLVIEHTEALHVIDVNSGNRSNKAGSQEDTALEVNLISATEIARQLQLRDMGGIIVVDFIDMHKAENRNKLFQHLKEQMALDRTKHKILPPTKFGLVQITRQRVRPELSIKTTEPNPNKDGQVEAPIVLLDKIEADLEKFISKLERSKSTNKKIQLHIHPFIAAYLTKGVNSVRFKWYLKHKKWITIIPRDAYTYLYYKFTSVKEEA; translated from the coding sequence ATGAAAACAGAATTAATAATTCGTAGTAATTCATCTGATATTGATTTTGCCTTATTAAGAGATGGAAAACTTATTGAATTAAATAATGAAACAACTGATAACAAGTTCTCTGTTGGCGATATTTTTTTGGCCAAAATAGGAAAGGTGTTAACAGGTTTAAACGCTTCGTTTGTAAATGTTGGCTATCCAAAAGATGGTTTTTTACATTATCATGATTTAGGAGCGCAAGTAAACTCATTAAACTCATTCATTAAGAAAGTAAGCACAGGTAGGTATAAAGAATTCACTTTAAAAAACTTTCGAAAGGAAGAAGACATCAACAAAGACGGTAGTATTAAAGATGTACTAAAAACAGGGCAAAACCTGTTAGTACAAATTGTAAAAGAACCAATTTCTACAAAAGGACCCAGATTAAGTTCTGAATTGTCTATTGCAGGTAGATTTTTGGTCTTAGTTCCTTTTTCTAATAGAGTATCTGTATCTCAAAAAATTGAAGATCCTAAGGAAAAAGAACGTTTAAAAAGATTAGCGAAAAGCATTAAACCAAAAGGGTTTGGTGTTATTTTAAGAACTGTTGCAGAAGGTAAAAAAGTAGCAGAATTAGATAAAGATTTGCAAAATTCTTTAGATCGCTGGAAAACAATGTGTAAGAGAATACCTAACACAAACACTCCAACTAAAATTTTGAGCGAACTAAATAGAGCATCATCTATTCTAAGAGATGTTATGAATGAATCCTTCACAAATATTGTAACAAATGATGAAACTTTGAAAGTAGAAATAAAAGAATATTTACAGGAAATTTATCCTGAAAAGGAAAAAATTGTAAAGCTTCATAAATCTACAGTTCCAATTTTTGAAAAATATGGAATAGAAAGACAAATAAAGACATCGTTTGGAAAAACAGTTTCTATGAGCAAAGGTGCCTATTTAGTTATAGAGCATACAGAAGCTTTACACGTTATTGATGTTAATAGCGGAAACAGATCTAACAAAGCAGGTTCTCAAGAAGATACAGCATTAGAAGTAAACTTAATTTCTGCCACAGAAATTGCACGTCAATTACAATTGCGTGATATGGGTGGTATTATAGTAGTTGACTTTATTGATATGCATAAAGCTGAAAATAGAAATAAACTATTTCAGCATCTGAAAGAGCAAATGGCTTTAGATAGAACTAAACACAAAATTTTACCACCAACTAAATTTGGGTTAGTGCAAATTACAAGACAAAGGGTTAGACCTGAGTTAAGTATAAAAACTACCGAGCCAAATCCGAATAAAGATGGTCAAGTAGAAGCTCCTATTGTTTTATTAGATAAAATAGAGGCTGATTTAGAAAAATTCATTTCTAAATTAGAGCGCAGCAAATCAACCAATAAAAAGATTCAATTACATATTCATCCTTTTATTGCTGCTTATTTAACTAAAGGAGTAAATTCAGTACGTTTTAAGTGGTACTTAAAACACAAAAAGTGGATTACAATTATACCTAGAGACGCTTACACATATTTATATTATAAGTTTACTTCCGTAAAAGAAGAAGCTTAA